The following proteins come from a genomic window of Plutella xylostella chromosome 22, ilPluXylo3.1, whole genome shotgun sequence:
- the LOC119690452 gene encoding zinc finger protein 775, with amino-acid sequence MSLVVCAGAVRAGASSRPLSSRDLRRLVCHHAAVPQVVYVEVDAQGWLPAAAATARLAPHRPGGNLSLERAGAGAGAAWRVVCAGAAPLVELRLWFAEDVLADVQFPFLTPFNIRGKNSYVCHECGEKFEEPNPLKVHLFLSCKPYSAELFWDTFLARAERPPAPPAPPPGLGARAEALAAWWARAAPGAPGRHRCLYCGRAYSRAYGLKIHVRTHTGYKPLKCPHCARRFGDPSNLNKHVRLHASRGPGGGAGGGGAHACTHCGRGHARRRDLQRHVRAAHAGCTDATEL; translated from the exons ATGTCGCTGGTGGTGTGCGCGGGCGCGGTGCGGGCCGGCGCCTCCTCGCGGCCGCTGTCGTCGCGGGACCTGCGCCGCCTCGTCTGTCACCACGCTGCAGTCCCGCAG GTGGTGTACGTGGAGGTGGACGCGCAGGGCTGgctgccggcggcggcggcgaccgCGCGCCTCGCGCCGCACCGGCCCGGGGGCAACCTGTCGCTGGagcgcgcgggggcgggggcgggggcggcgtggCGCGTGGtgtgcgcgggcgcggcgccgctGGTCGAGCTGCGGCTGTGGTTCGCGGAGGACGTGCTGGCCGACGTGCAGTTCCCCTTCCTCACGCCTTTTAATATTAGAG GTAAAAACAGTTACGTGTGTCACGAGTGCGGCGAGAAGTTCGAGGAGCCCAACCCGCTGAAGGTGCACCTGTTCCTGTCCTGCAAGCCGTACAGCGCCGAGCTGTTCTGGGACACGTTCCTGGCGCGCGCCGAGcggccccccgcgccccccgcgccgccgccggggctGGGCGCGCGCGCCGAGGCGCTGGCGGCGTGGtgggcgcgcgcggcgcccgGCGCCCccggccgccaccgctgcctCTACTGCGGCCGCGCCTACTCGCGCGCCTACGGGCTCAAGATCCACGTGCGCACGCACACGGGCTACAAGCCGCTCAAGTGTCCGCACTGCGCGCGCCGCTTCGGGGACCCCTCCAACCTCAACAAGCACGTGCGCCTGCACGCGTCGCGGGGGcccgggggcggcgcggggggcgggggggcgCACGCCTGCACTCACTGCGGGCGGGGGCACGCGCGGCGCCGCGACCTGCAGCGCCACGTCCGCGCCGCGCACGCCGGCTGCACCGACGCCACGGAACTGTGA